CTGAATGCAAGAGTATACGAAGAAGTTCCTGGCTATTCATCAACGACCGAAAAAGTGAAAGGAATTTAGTGAACGAATACATCCAACGGTGCACTGCATTGGTAGTCCTCATCGTCGCAGGGGTAAGCCTCTTCTTTCCCGTCGCGGGCATTTGGGTGCAAACCTCATGGATCAATTATCTGCTCATGATTGTCATGTTTGGTATGGGTCTTACGATGAAGGTCGGTGATTTTGTTTCCGTGTTCACTTCTCCCAAAGAAGTGGTCATAGGTTTTGTAGGCCAATTCGCGTTCATGCCCCTTTTGGCCTACCTAATCGGCACCTTTTTTGGATTCGGTCCGGAGCTCATGGCCGGATTGGTCTTGGTGGGAACATGCCCGGGTGGGACTGCAAGCGATGTTATGACCTACTTAGCAAAAGGCGATGTAGCTCTTTCGGTGAGCATAACCGCCGTGAACACCTTGCTAGCGCCTATCCTTACACCGCTTCTTACCTTGGCGTATCTGGGTACAACCATGAATGTCGATGCGTTTGGGATGTACCTCTCTATCGTGCAAGTGGTCATCGTGCCGATTCTTCTAGGACTCTTGATTGGAAAGTTATTAGGGAATCGAGCGGCAACCGTCTCGAAAGGGATGCCCACCGTATCTCTCGTAGCGATTTGCCTCATTATTATGGCGGTCGTTTCTCACAATGCGCAGCAGATCTTCGCAACAGGCATATCAATCCTTGCTGCTTGCATCCTTCTCAATCTGCTGGGTTATGCGGTAGGCTATCTTTTGGCAACCATCGCGAGATCTTCGCTTGCACGAAAGAAAGCACTTTCTTTAGAGATCGGCATGCAGAACTCGGGATTGGCGACCACGCTTGCCGCCACCGCATTTCCTAACATGGCATTGGCGACCGTGCCAGGCGCAATGTTCTCCGTTTGGCACAACATATCGGGCGCTTTATTGGCATCTATTTTCCGAAGAATGGTAGACAGCGATAGCGACTAGATCACGAGCCATCTGCATTAATCGTTTGCTTTAAAGTTGCGTAAACTACGGTACGAGTATTGCTGGTTTGGTACGAACATGTTGCAAATGCGAATAATTGCGCGGCTTCAGAGGGCTGATCCAATAGAAGATCGACATTCTCCGTCATTTCAGAAATCGTCTCTGACTTATCTATTCGTATCCGCTCGTTGTTGGCGTCCACGATGTCTACCGCAAAGATTTTGAGTTCTAATGTCTCTCCACTGCGCTTGTAGATAATGATGCGGCTATGCTCGCGTGCATAGGCCTCATCTGAGAAACTAGCGAAGTCCGCGAACACCGAACCGTCGCTCATGTGGTGCCCGTAGACCATCACGAAGTTGGAGGCCAAGGAACACTCGCAGTCTATGTAAGGCGTTCCGTAATTGCCTTGACCGAACACGTTGCAATAAAGGTAAGCGTTGGGCGCATCGGGAGTTGCCTGCACTATCGGCTCGTCGATGTTAGTTCCTGGCACCTCAATCCAGGCCACAACTTCTGCAGGGAGGCTGTCCCATTCGATCTGCCTTCCAGACTCCTCCTGGTCGAGGAACTCCTCGATTGTCTGAGATACATCCAATCTGCCCTCTTTTGGCGAGCAGACTATTGTGATGACAAGGGAGGTGATTATTGCCGCCATGACAACCCCTGCGATCTTTGCGAAAGCTCTTATTCTTTTCATCTGTTGCTCCTCGTATTAGAAA
This portion of the Phoenicibacter congonensis genome encodes:
- a CDS encoding class B sortase — protein: MKRIRAFAKIAGVVMAAIITSLVITIVCSPKEGRLDVSQTIEEFLDQEESGRQIEWDSLPAEVVAWIEVPGTNIDEPIVQATPDAPNAYLYCNVFGQGNYGTPYIDCECSLASNFVMVYGHHMSDGSVFADFASFSDEAYAREHSRIIIYKRSGETLELKIFAVDIVDANNERIRIDKSETISEMTENVDLLLDQPSEAAQLFAFATCSYQTSNTRTVVYATLKQTINADGS
- a CDS encoding bile acid:sodium symporter family protein encodes the protein MNEYIQRCTALVVLIVAGVSLFFPVAGIWVQTSWINYLLMIVMFGMGLTMKVGDFVSVFTSPKEVVIGFVGQFAFMPLLAYLIGTFFGFGPELMAGLVLVGTCPGGTASDVMTYLAKGDVALSVSITAVNTLLAPILTPLLTLAYLGTTMNVDAFGMYLSIVQVVIVPILLGLLIGKLLGNRAATVSKGMPTVSLVAICLIIMAVVSHNAQQIFATGISILAACILLNLLGYAVGYLLATIARSSLARKKALSLEIGMQNSGLATTLAATAFPNMALATVPGAMFSVWHNISGALLASIFRRMVDSDSD